The proteins below are encoded in one region of Berryella intestinalis:
- the trmB gene encoding tRNA (guanine(46)-N(7))-methyltransferase TrmB, with the protein MTRTARSRKHGNFDLEKRLAAAEAWIVRDPEALKGAWRTSAAAGCGPFARICVDLGCGKGSFIAGCAPFHPDTLFVGIDAEPVCSMHGAELARDTDLRNALFPLERDPRLGRIFAAGEVAEIAMNFPTPFPQKKKAPFRLTHYRRLMEYRTVLEGGGSILLRTDSRPLFDYSLTQFEDAGYTVSWTSLDHRSPIAGLPATEYERKLTAKGARVLALRATPDRTPIDKTQAATRCDVSLFDFLPDNLDDLDYIPHGMENAIENMRNRAARQRFRTAPRP; encoded by the coding sequence ATGACGCGCACCGCCCGATCGCGCAAGCACGGCAACTTCGATCTGGAAAAGCGCCTCGCGGCCGCCGAAGCGTGGATCGTGCGCGATCCCGAGGCCCTCAAAGGCGCCTGGCGCACGTCCGCCGCGGCGGGTTGCGGCCCCTTTGCGCGCATCTGCGTGGATTTGGGATGCGGCAAGGGCTCGTTCATCGCAGGGTGCGCCCCTTTCCATCCCGACACCCTGTTCGTCGGCATCGATGCGGAGCCGGTGTGCTCGATGCACGGCGCCGAGCTCGCACGCGACACCGACCTGCGCAACGCCCTGTTCCCCCTCGAACGCGACCCCCGGCTCGGTCGGATATTCGCCGCGGGCGAGGTGGCCGAGATCGCCATGAACTTCCCCACGCCCTTTCCGCAGAAGAAGAAGGCCCCCTTCAGGCTTACGCACTATCGCAGGCTGATGGAGTACCGCACCGTGCTGGAAGGCGGTGGGAGCATCCTGCTGCGAACCGACAGCCGCCCGCTGTTCGACTACAGCCTCACGCAGTTCGAGGATGCCGGCTATACCGTGAGCTGGACCTCGCTCGATCACCGCAGCCCGATCGCCGGTCTGCCCGCAACCGAGTACGAGCGCAAGCTCACCGCCAAAGGGGCCCGCGTCCTCGCGCTCAGGGCAACGCCCGATCGCACGCCCATCGACAAGACCCAAGCCGCTACGCGCTGCGACGTCAGCCTGTTCGATTTCCTTCCCGATAACCTCGACGACCTCGACTACATCCCGCACGGGATGGAAAACGCGATCGAGAACATGAGGAACCGGGCTGCTCGGCAGCGCTTTCGAACCGCACCGCGCCCTTGA
- a CDS encoding DMT family transporter: MRSYRAHFLAAALSMVIWSASFVATKYVYQSMAPFTTGLVRFACAAALFMLFKFAFARMKGSPRLSEGAVEGQGALFQLFGFDRETLKLVALSGFLGITCYFGFENIGVKYTSATNCSLIVASFPALTAFLEFLVYRKRPTVVQVAGMALAFIGVAVIVASASGPVEPGRNELAGVVFLMAAGVAWAFYNFIVRKVSAEVSSFDLSAVQSVFGALLFVPLALVDANQTQQLGPDSALALLFLVVGCSFAAYILYNWGLEGISAATAVSLLNLIPVLGVVFGALVLGESVSLQQVVGGAVVLFGIYLGSREPERD, translated from the coding sequence GTGAGGTCGTATCGGGCGCATTTCCTGGCGGCCGCGTTGTCGATGGTCATCTGGAGCGCCTCTTTCGTCGCCACCAAGTACGTCTATCAGTCGATGGCGCCGTTTACGACGGGGCTCGTCCGCTTCGCCTGCGCTGCGGCATTGTTCATGCTGTTCAAGTTCGCCTTCGCGCGGATGAAGGGCTCGCCGCGCTTGTCCGAGGGGGCCGTGGAGGGCCAAGGCGCGCTCTTCCAGCTCTTCGGGTTCGACCGCGAGACGCTCAAGCTGGTGGCCCTGTCGGGCTTTTTGGGTATCACCTGCTATTTCGGTTTCGAGAACATCGGCGTGAAGTACACGAGCGCAACGAACTGCTCGCTTATCGTGGCGTCGTTTCCCGCGCTCACGGCGTTTCTGGAGTTCCTGGTCTACCGCAAGCGCCCGACCGTCGTCCAGGTCGCGGGCATGGCGCTCGCGTTCATCGGCGTGGCCGTCATCGTCGCGTCGGCCTCCGGGCCCGTCGAGCCGGGGAGAAACGAGCTGGCCGGGGTGGTCTTCCTCATGGCGGCCGGCGTCGCCTGGGCGTTCTACAACTTCATCGTGCGCAAGGTTTCGGCCGAGGTGTCGTCGTTCGACCTTTCCGCCGTCCAGAGCGTGTTCGGAGCGCTTCTGTTCGTGCCGCTGGCGCTGGTCGATGCGAACCAGACGCAGCAGTTGGGGCCCGACAGCGCCCTTGCGCTGCTCTTCCTCGTCGTCGGGTGCTCGTTTGCCGCTTACATCCTGTACAACTGGGGACTCGAGGGCATATCGGCGGCCACGGCGGTGTCCCTCCTGAACCTCATACCCGTGCTGGGGGTCGTGTTCGGCGCGCTCGTGCTGGGAGAATCGGTCTCCTTGCAGCAGGTGGTGGGCGGAGCCGTGGTGCTGTTCGGCATCTACCTGGGTTCGCGCGAGCCCGAACGGGACTAG
- a CDS encoding glycerophosphodiester phosphodiesterase family protein, translating into MSEKRRRTFSEALSSVPFSPYLHGLPEILLYQALTKTALAVCIFALKHAAAAILWAADKPAITSSDIPFLLRTWQGWLILCIGTLALFAYAAFDVNAMIIMSRNILHQQGKRITSVIAEGVSTLPRLLSPVGFLAVAYLAFIAPLAFRELGISLSFSLVVPDFIMSVVLADPATAALWRAFQALTVFVNVSCILTFHFIVLGDLSPKDAIVQAFSLFRREWRFILKRYAAFLAKAAGVLAIVAALCAALPLAALELSGAEGSARHTALIFTLALSLIGFGGFLAVFGPLQFVCLTSIYEALVDPSEAPRLPRAKRGVFFGCTAAAAVALCAGIAVLAAPSFNQLFPTTTPVQVIAHRGGGFLSTENTAESIAAAAQHRVYASEIDVQRTKDGRYVVHHDNTFKRLCGVDRAVSDMTLDEIKGLSVRDPNDPARSVPIATLEEALEAAKGRVHLYIELKGPTADRAMADDVYRAVRDAGMLEQCSIIGLDYDLIDYVESEHPDAQTLYLCFYALGNLEDLNADGIGLEAESATPENVERIKEAGKRVDVWTCNEPRTLARFLFSEVDGVITDRIDLAEETLDAVASQSDLGRVAFFATSNL; encoded by the coding sequence ATGAGCGAAAAGCGCCGCCGCACGTTTTCCGAAGCGCTGAGCAGCGTTCCGTTCTCGCCCTATCTCCACGGCCTTCCCGAGATCCTCTTGTACCAGGCCCTCACCAAGACCGCGCTGGCCGTGTGCATCTTCGCGCTGAAGCACGCGGCCGCAGCCATCCTCTGGGCCGCAGACAAACCCGCCATCACCAGCAGCGACATCCCCTTTTTGCTCAGAACGTGGCAAGGGTGGCTCATCTTGTGCATCGGGACGCTCGCGCTGTTCGCCTACGCGGCCTTCGACGTGAACGCCATGATCATCATGAGCCGCAATATCCTGCATCAGCAGGGCAAGCGCATAACCTCGGTCATCGCCGAAGGGGTTTCGACCCTTCCCCGCCTGCTTTCCCCGGTCGGGTTCCTCGCGGTGGCCTACCTCGCCTTCATCGCGCCGCTTGCTTTCAGGGAGCTGGGCATCAGCCTGTCGTTTTCCCTTGTGGTCCCCGATTTCATCATGTCGGTGGTCCTCGCCGATCCCGCGACTGCGGCGCTGTGGCGCGCCTTCCAGGCCCTCACCGTGTTCGTCAACGTCTCCTGCATACTCACCTTCCATTTCATCGTTTTGGGCGACCTCTCCCCCAAAGATGCGATCGTGCAGGCGTTTTCGCTGTTCAGAAGGGAATGGCGCTTCATTCTGAAACGCTATGCCGCCTTTCTGGCCAAAGCGGCCGGCGTCCTGGCGATCGTCGCTGCGCTGTGCGCCGCTCTTCCCCTCGCCGCACTCGAGCTGTCCGGCGCCGAGGGTTCGGCGCGCCACACGGCCCTCATCTTCACCCTCGCTTTGTCCCTCATCGGCTTCGGCGGGTTCCTGGCCGTGTTCGGTCCGCTGCAATTCGTATGCCTGACCTCGATATACGAAGCCCTCGTCGATCCGAGCGAAGCGCCCCGGCTCCCGCGGGCGAAGCGCGGGGTCTTCTTCGGCTGCACAGCCGCCGCGGCGGTCGCGCTGTGCGCGGGCATTGCGGTTCTGGCCGCCCCGTCGTTTAACCAGCTGTTCCCCACGACGACCCCGGTCCAGGTGATAGCGCATCGCGGAGGGGGCTTCCTTTCTACCGAGAACACCGCCGAATCCATCGCAGCGGCGGCGCAGCATCGCGTTTACGCCTCGGAGATCGACGTGCAGCGCACGAAAGACGGGCGCTACGTCGTTCACCACGACAACACGTTCAAGCGGCTATGCGGCGTCGACCGGGCCGTTTCCGATATGACGCTCGACGAGATCAAGGGGCTGTCCGTGCGCGATCCGAACGATCCCGCTCGCTCGGTCCCCATAGCGACGCTCGAAGAGGCGCTCGAGGCGGCGAAGGGCCGCGTGCACCTCTACATCGAGCTGAAGGGGCCGACGGCCGATCGGGCCATGGCCGACGACGTGTACCGGGCGGTGAGGGACGCGGGCATGCTCGAGCAGTGCTCGATCATCGGATTGGACTACGACCTCATCGACTACGTGGAATCCGAGCATCCCGACGCGCAGACCCTCTACCTGTGCTTCTACGCGCTGGGCAACCTCGAGGACCTCAACGCCGACGGCATCGGGCTCGAAGCGGAAAGCGCGACGCCCGAAAACGTCGAGCGCATAAAGGAGGCGGGCAAGCGCGTCGATGTATGGACCTGCAACGAGCCCCGGACGCTTGCGCGGTTCCTCTTTAGCGAGGTCGACGGCGTCATAACCGACCGGATAGACTTGGCCGAAGAAACGCTCGATGCGGTCGCGAGCCAGTCCGATCTGGGGCGCGTCGCCTTCTTCGCCACGTCGAACCTCTAG
- a CDS encoding uracil-xanthine permease family protein, whose amino-acid sequence MPSDSKAAEAAVAAELGKFRGNISIARALPYGLQHVLAMFVANLAPIAIVCGAAGLDPAQTAMLVQNAMIVAAIGTLVQLYGPWRVGGKLPIVMGVSFTFVTVICGIAATYGYPTVVGAVIAGGIVEGILGLFAKYWRRFIKPVVSGVVVTSIGFSLLSVGATSFAGGSGAPDLGSPANLALGTLSLVSCLAFQALARGSLKQLSVLFGLFVGYIVALFTGQVDFSAFNGIGIVSLPHIMPFAPEFNIGAIVSLVLLYLVSAAETIGDTAAVTSVGFNREPAEREYQGSIAADGFTSAIAGAFGCTPLTSFAQNIGLIAMTHVVNRRALACGAGVLLLAGFVPAISAVFSSLPDAVLGGCTIMMFGSIIVAGFQMIANAGFTQRNITIAATSLAIGIGFTQVGGIFASFPEIVQTVFVGNSVALAFVVALVMANVLPENMQVTGALVSEDREPSNG is encoded by the coding sequence GTGCCGTCAGATTCGAAAGCCGCCGAGGCAGCCGTTGCCGCCGAGCTGGGGAAGTTCAGGGGAAACATCTCCATCGCCCGGGCCCTTCCATACGGTTTGCAGCATGTTCTCGCGATGTTCGTGGCGAACCTCGCGCCCATCGCGATCGTGTGCGGTGCCGCCGGGCTCGATCCCGCCCAGACGGCCATGCTCGTGCAAAACGCGATGATCGTTGCGGCCATCGGAACGCTCGTCCAGCTCTACGGGCCGTGGCGCGTGGGGGGCAAGCTTCCCATCGTCATGGGCGTCAGCTTCACGTTCGTCACGGTGATCTGCGGTATCGCAGCAACGTACGGGTATCCCACCGTGGTGGGCGCCGTCATCGCCGGCGGCATCGTCGAGGGCATCCTCGGCCTGTTCGCCAAATACTGGCGGCGGTTCATCAAGCCGGTCGTGTCCGGCGTCGTGGTCACGTCCATCGGCTTCTCGCTCCTGTCGGTGGGGGCGACGTCGTTCGCCGGGGGTTCGGGAGCGCCCGATCTGGGGTCCCCGGCAAACCTCGCGCTGGGAACGCTGTCGCTTGTGTCCTGCCTGGCCTTCCAAGCCCTCGCGCGCGGTTCGCTCAAGCAGCTCTCCGTTCTGTTCGGCCTGTTCGTAGGCTATATCGTCGCCTTGTTCACGGGTCAGGTCGATTTCTCGGCCTTCAACGGGATCGGCATCGTCTCGCTTCCGCACATCATGCCCTTCGCACCCGAGTTCAACATCGGGGCCATCGTGTCGCTCGTGCTGCTGTACCTGGTGAGCGCCGCTGAAACCATCGGCGATACGGCCGCCGTCACCTCGGTCGGCTTCAACCGCGAACCTGCGGAGCGCGAGTACCAGGGCTCCATCGCGGCCGACGGGTTCACGTCTGCGATCGCCGGCGCGTTCGGATGCACGCCGCTGACCTCGTTCGCCCAGAACATCGGCCTTATCGCGATGACACACGTGGTGAACCGCCGCGCCCTGGCGTGCGGCGCGGGCGTGCTGCTGCTCGCGGGTTTCGTTCCGGCCATCAGCGCGGTTTTCAGCAGCCTGCCCGATGCGGTTCTGGGCGGCTGCACCATCATGATGTTCGGGTCGATCATCGTGGCCGGGTTCCAGATGATCGCCAACGCCGGCTTCACGCAGCGCAACATCACCATCGCGGCCACCTCGCTTGCCATCGGCATCGGGTTCACGCAGGTGGGCGGCATCTTCGCCTCGTTCCCCGAGATCGTGCAGACCGTGTTCGTGGGCAACAGCGTCGCCTTGGCGTTCGTGGTGGCCCTCGTCATGGCCAACGTGCTGCCCGAGAACATGCAGGTGACAGGTGCGTTGGTTTCCGAGGATAGGGAGCCTTCGAACGGATAG
- a CDS encoding xanthine phosphoribosyltransferase, protein MELLKKRIIEDGVVKPGKVLKVDSFLNHQMDVALFQEMAREWKRRFADADINKIMTIEASGIGIAAVVAAEFGLPVVFAKKAHSINLDGSVYTSKIHSYTHQRDYDVIVSKKYIGKTDRVLIIDDFLANGCAMDGLVEICEQAGAEVVGIGIAIEKGFQQGGAELRARGLRVDSLAIIESMDDQTGEISFR, encoded by the coding sequence ATGGAGCTTTTGAAGAAGCGCATCATCGAAGACGGGGTTGTGAAGCCGGGCAAGGTGCTGAAGGTCGACTCGTTTCTCAACCATCAGATGGACGTCGCTTTGTTCCAGGAAATGGCGCGGGAGTGGAAGCGCCGCTTCGCCGACGCCGACATCAACAAGATCATGACCATCGAGGCCTCCGGGATCGGCATCGCCGCGGTCGTGGCGGCCGAGTTCGGCCTGCCCGTCGTGTTCGCCAAGAAGGCGCACTCCATCAATCTGGACGGATCGGTGTACACCTCGAAGATCCATTCGTACACCCATCAGCGCGATTACGACGTCATCGTTTCGAAGAAGTACATCGGAAAGACCGACCGCGTCCTCATCATCGACGACTTTCTGGCCAACGGCTGCGCCATGGACGGGCTCGTCGAGATATGCGAGCAGGCGGGTGCGGAGGTCGTCGGCATCGGCATCGCCATCGAGAAGGGCTTCCAGCAAGGCGGAGCCGAGCTTCGGGCCCGGGGGCTGCGCGTCGATTCCCTCGCCATCATCGAGAGCATGGACGACCAAACGGGGGAGATCTCGTTTCGGTAG